ATTGTGTTACCCTTATTATCCGTTATGTAAAAAACACTTCTTATTTTTTGACTATTAATGAAATTATACAGCATTTCATAAATACTGGATTGAGTATTGATTTGATCTGGATGATTAATATAATTTATGATTAATGGCGAAGAAGATAATTGCTCAACTTGATCAATATAATGGGTAATTTCTTTTTCAATCACTTTAGAAATATCGTAGTTTATATCTATGTTTTGTCTTTTGATCAACATTTCTCCATAAAACATAAGGAAGTTATAAGAAAGAATTGAAAAAATTAGAATAGGAGTGACTGCATATAGAATAAAAGTTTTTCTAATCTCTTCTTTGAAAACTTTTCGCTTAATTTCTCCCATATACAGCACTCCTTATATAAAGATTAAAATTATTAAAATATTGCTTTAAATATACAATATTTAGCTTATATTTACAAACTGATTTCACCATTTCCGGTAAATTTATAAAAAATCAGTAAGGATATGATTGTAGTCAATGTTAAAATAGAGGATAATGCTGCTGCGGTTCCATAGCTTGCTCTGATAACTTCTGTATAAATGGCAACGGACATTGTCTTTGTCGAGCCTGTATAAAGTATAACTGAAGCACTTAATTCATTGATCACAGTAATCCAGCTAAGAATTGCTCCTGCCAGCACACCAGGCATCATCATAATAGCTGTTGCTTTAAAAAAGGTTTTAACCGGAGATGAGCCTAAACTGATCGAAGCCTCTTCTATGCTGGGGCTAATCTGATAAAGTATGGCTGCACTGGAACGAAGGGTATAAGGTAATCTTCTGATTACAAAAGCAATAATGATAATAGCTGCTGTACCACTTAATAATAATGGCTTCTTATTAAAAGCAAGAAGCAGGGTAATTCCTAATACAGATCCCGGAATAATATAAGGGAACATCGTAATCGTATCAATAATACCCGTTAAATAATTCTTTCTTCTCGTGGAAAGATAAGCAATAAACATTCCTAACAAAATAATCATTACAATGGCTACTATTCCGAATATATAAGTGTTCGCTATGGACTTTCCTGCGGTTTTAAATATTTTTTGATAGCTTTCAAATGAAAATCCGGAAGCAAACATGGAACCTCTGGTCTTTAAGAATGAAGTATATATTACTGTAATCTGAGGTATTATAGATAAAAATACTATAATGTATATAAATCCATGAACCAATATACTTTTAATACCCTGTATTTCTTTTGGCTTTATAGGTCTTAAAGAACTCATGGTGAAGGACTTTTTGTTAACAACATATTTTTGAGCCATAAATAGAATTGCTGTAATGAGCACCATAATGGCTGCCATCGCTGCAGCAAAATTTGCCTGACCACCAACTTCACTGATGAATTCTGAATAGATAATAACCGGCATAACACTAAACCCTTCACCAATTAGCATTGGCGTACCGAAATCCGCAAGGG
The DNA window shown above is from Defluviitalea raffinosedens and carries:
- a CDS encoding ABC transporter permease, producing MNKTRLKLDFWGIATIIIALVFALFLVYPLFALFISGFQDPDTGAFTLSNFAQFFQKKYYYQSMINSFTVTICVTILAIVIGAPLAYFMTVYKIKGKALVEGLIIISMLSPPFIGAYSWILLLGRSGVITQFLSNLFGIKIPSIYGFGGILLVFTLKLYSFIYLYVSGALKKIDVSLSEAAESLGCSSAKKVITVILPLILPTVLAGSLLVFMNALADFGTPMLIGEGFSVMPVIIYSEFISEVGGQANFAAAMAAIMVLITAILFMAQKYVVNKKSFTMSSLRPIKPKEIQGIKSILVHGFIYIIVFLSIIPQITVIYTSFLKTRGSMFASGFSFESYQKIFKTAGKSIANTYIFGIVAIVMIILLGMFIAYLSTRRKNYLTGIIDTITMFPYIIPGSVLGITLLLAFNKKPLLLSGTAAIIIIAFVIRRLPYTLRSSAAILYQISPSIEEASISLGSSPVKTFFKATAIMMMPGVLAGAILSWITVINELSASVILYTGSTKTMSVAIYTEVIRASYGTAAALSSILTLTTIISLLIFYKFTGNGEISL